A section of the Naumovozyma dairenensis CBS 421 chromosome 5, complete genome genome encodes:
- the NDAI0E04770 gene encoding cyclin family protein (similar to Saccharomyces cerevisiae PCL6 (YER059W) and PCL7 (YIL050W); ancestral locus Anc_7.240), whose product MFFEGNSITNYSSEKSRIVTEEDYSSNERSNYYDNDDINSPTSRWREVSSDDESLVSVHGKSVHDLIPNKQNQTVIPIKLTTRAIVKKIDRLDSSAEKRISLLRLLRIPSSKATRMIIQVLKKIDRKFDENYENGLIHYQKINIPADDIKHVLQSFLGNHRLKIELEEYLNTLQRHCPMNTIDLLALLIYLDRIIQNLYKYPLDKKPIYQFMASRFQHKQTCLSRIVNSCTVHRLILAGITVSSKFLSDFTYSNKRYAQASGLTLEELNYLEFQFLRLTNFNLSVSLNELEDYGTALCSCSQI is encoded by the coding sequence ATGTTTTTTGAAGGAAACTCTATTACAAATTACAGTTCAGAGAAATCAAGAATTGTCACAGAAGAGGACTATTCTAGTAATGAACGGAGCaattattatgataatgatgatataaaTTCACCAACTTCTCGATGGCGAGAAGTCAGTTCCGATGATGAATCATTGGTCAGTGTCCATGGGAAGTCAGTTCATGATCTGATACCCAACAAACAAAATCAAACTGTCATTCCAATTAAGCTGACTACTAGGGCTATtgtgaaaaaaatagataGATTAGACTCCTCTGCtgaaaaaagaataagTTTACTACGTTTGTTAAGAATACCCTCATCTAAGGCTACTCGCATGATTATTCAAGTTCTTAAGAAAATTGACCGTAAATTCGATGAAAATTATGAAAACGGACTGATACATTAccagaaaataaatattccgGCTGACGATATTAAACATGTTTTGCAAAGCTTTTTAGGAAACCACCGTCTCAAGattgaattagaagaatatttgaatactTTACAAAGACATTGTCCAATGAATACTATAGATTTATTGGCTTTATTAATCTACCTTGATAGGATCATTCAAAATCTTTACAAATATCCATTAGATAAGAAACCAATATATCAATTTATGGCTAGTCGTTTTCAGCATAAACAAACATGTTTATCAAGAATCGTAAACTCTTGCACGGTTCATCGTTTAATTTTAGCAGGAATTACAGTCAGCTCAAAGTTTTTAAGTGACTTTACGTATAGTAACAAGCGCTATGCTCAAGCCAGCGGATTAACATTGGAAGAATTGAATTACTTAGAGTTCCAATTCTTACGACTCactaatttcaatttatcagTCTCTCTCAACGAACTTGAAGATTACGGCACAGCACTATGTAGTTGTTCACAAATATGA
- the NDAI0E04780 gene encoding cytosine permease (similar to Saccharomyces cerevisiae FCY22 (YER060W-A); ancestral locus Anc_7.241): MTINRRMSSSIQYQDSEFELNAIDLEKNPKDIKTSQNTSQDYYYLDVDSHASEEVVETKLSFFNRIASQLSAETKGIEPITDEEKTDGSLINAASMWFSANLVLPALAIGGLGPLVFSLNFGTSVLVIVFFNILGLLPVAFFSLFGAELGLRQMVLSRYLLGNITARIFALINSVACVGWGIVNTIASAQLLNMINQGPHKCPLWAGCIIIIGATVLVTFFGYRVIHTYEKWSWVPNFAVFLVIIARLKMSGNFKGGEWTSGPTTAGEVLSFGSSVFGFASGWTTYASDYTVYMPRGSNKFKIFFSLVAGLSFPLFFTMILGAACGSAAVNNSVWNEYYQSNGMGGLTYAVLVPNSLHGFGQFCCVLLAISTVSNNVPNMYTIALSVQAIWEPFSRVPRVFWTLFGNAAALGISIPGCYYFAEFMQYFMDSIAYYLAIYIAIGLSEHFIYRRGYSAYNVEDWNDNSKLPIGIAGCCALVVGAFGVGLGMSQSYWTGEIAALIGEFGGDIGFELGASWAFITYNIIRPLELKYFGR, translated from the coding sequence atgaCGATAAATAGAAGAATGTCATCTTCTATACAATATCAAGATTCAGAGTTTGAATTAAATGCCATTGATCTAGAAAAAAATCCCAAAGATATAAAAACAAGTCAGAATACATCacaagattattattacttaGATGTAGATTCCCACGCGTCAGAAGAAGTAGtagaaacaaaattatcattcttCAATAGAATAGCATCACAATTAAGCGCCGAAACAAAGGGTATAGAACCAATAACAGATGAAGAGAAAACTGATGGATCGTTAATCAACGCGGCTTCCATGTGGTTCTCCGCTAATTTAGTCCTTCCGGCTTTAGCCATCGGTGGACTAGGTCCATTAGTCTTCAGTTTGAATTTCGGCACTTCTGTATTGGTTATTgtctttttcaatatcttaGGGTTATTACCTGTCGCATTCTTCTCTCTTTTCGGTGCTGAATTAGGATTAAGACAAATGGTCTTATCTCGTTATCTATTAGGGAACATTACAGCTAGAATATTCGCATTAATTAATTCGGTAGCTTGTGTCGGGTGGGGGATCGTTAATACTATTGCCTCCGCACAGTTATTAAATATGATTAATCAAGGTCCACATAAATGTCCATTATGGGCAGGTTGTATAATCATCATTGGTGCAACTGTCTTAGTGACATTTTTCGGTTATCGTGTTATTCATACTTATGAAAAATGGTCATGGGTCCCAAATTTTGCTGTGTTTTTAGTCATCATTGCACGTTTAAAGATGTCAGGTAACTTTAAAGGTGGTGAATGGACTTCGGGCCCAACTACTGCTGGTGAAGTCTTATCTTTTGGATCTTCTGTCTTCGGGTTTGCTTCAGGTTGGACTACGTATGCATCCGATTATACTGTATATATGCCAAGAGGttccaataaatttaaaattttcttttcgttAGTGGCTGGATTATCTTTCCCATTATTCTTCACTATGATCTTGGGTGCCGCCTGTGGTTCAGCTGCTGTTAATAACTCTGTATGGaatgaatattatcaaagCAATGGTATGGGTGGGTTGACCTATGCTGTCTTAGTTCCAAATTCTCTTCATGGATTTGGTCAATTTTGTTGTGTTCTATTAGCTATCTCCACTGTCTCGAACAACGTTCCAAACATGTATACTATCGCTCTATCTGTTCAAGCTATTTGGGAACCATTTTCTAGAGTTCCAAGAGTGTTTTGGACCCTTTTCGGTAATGCTGCAGCTTTGGGTATTTCAATTCCAGGCTGTTATTATTTCGCCGAATTTATGCAATACTTCATGGATTCCATCGCTTATTATTTAGCCATTTACATTGCCATTGGGTTATCCGAACATTTCATCTATAGACGTGGTTACAGTGCGTACAATGTTGAGGATTGGAATGATAATTCTAAATTACCAATCGGCATCGCTGGATGCTGTGCGTTAGTTGTAGGTGCATTTGGTGTCGGATTAGGAATGAGTCAATCATATTGGACAGGTGAAATTGCTGCGTTAATTGGTGAGTTTGGTGGTGATATTGGGTTTGAATTAGGTGCTAGTTGGGCATTCATCACTTACAATATAATACGACCATTggaattaaaatattttgggCGTTAG